Within the Butyrivibrio sp. AE3004 genome, the region GCGATTCTCATAATGACGAAGTCAAATATCAGTGCGGATACTTTTAAGCCGGCATTTATACCTGATAAGTCAAAGGGCTTTCAGGTGTTTCAGATTGTTGCGCTTGCGCCATGGGCATATGTTGGTTTTGAGTCGATTTCACATTCGACAGAAGAATTTACTTTTTCGACAAAAAAGACACTTCCTGTCTTTTTCTTTGCAATTCTTGCAGGGGCGGTAGCTTATTCTCTCCTTGCTCTAATAGCTGCATCTACGGTTCCGGAGGGAGTTTCCGACTGGACTGAATATATAGGGAATCTCGGAAAGTATTCGGGCTTTGGTGGCCTTCCTACTTTTAATGCGGCAACGTCCATTCTTGGGAAAACAGGTTTTGTACTTCTTGGCCTTGCCGTGGCAGCGGGGATACTCACAGGACTTATCGGTAATCTTATCGCAGGCTCAAGGCTTATGTATTCCATGGCAAGAGACAATATTTTCCCGAAATGGGTGGGTGCACTTAATGGGAAGAATGTACCTTATAAGGCGATTGTCTGCATAACAGCAGTGTCAATGGTAATCCCCTTTTTTGGTAGGACAGCGATCAGCTGGATAGTTGATGTAAATACCATAGGGGCTACGGTGGCGTATTCATATACCTCCATAGCTGCATTTAAGAGTGCAAAAGAGACTAAAAATGTACTTGTTCAGGCAACAGGCGTTATAGGATTTGTCCTGTCTATCATATTTACACTGTATTTTCTTATTCCTAATTTGTGGAGTGTTGAAGCGCTTACACCACAGTCATATCTGATCATTATTTTGTGGAGTATCGCAGGATTTATAGCTTTTTATTTTATTTTGAAGGGAGATACCGAAAAACGATTCGGACATTCTACTACTTCAATTCTTGCGCTGTTATTTCTTGTTTTTTTCATAAACATGCTGTGGTTCAGAGAGGCATCTCATGATGTTGCGGAAAAGGCTTTAAACGACCTTAATGATTATCATATGGAGCAGATATCTGCCCGTAAAATAGGCTTAAATGATATCGAAAAGATTGCTGTAGATGATTATATTACCGATAAGGTATCTTATGTAAATAATGCGCTCCTGACCTATAGTGTTATTCAGATGGTAATAATACTGTTTGCGTTGTATGTCATGTTCAGTGTTTATAACACCATGCATAAGAGAGAGCGTGAAATGGAGAGACAAAAAATCATGGCAGAGGAAAATAGTAAGGCAAAGAGTACATTCCTCTCAAACATGAGCCATGACCTTAGAACTCCCATGAATGCAATTATAGGGTATACAGAGCTTTCCAAGGATATTAAGGATATGCCCAAGGAGGCTGTTGCCAATCTTGAAAAGATTGAATATTCCGGGAAGCATCTGCTTTCGCTTATAAATGATATTCTCGATATGGGGAGAATTGAGAGTGGCAAGATGGAACTTGAGATAGAGGATACAGATATCACAGCCGCTATAGAGGAGATTAATGTTATCTTCACTCCTCAAATGAAGAGTAAAGGTATTAACTATATAGTAAATACAGATGATATTTCGAATAAATATGTAAGATGCGATGCAAACCGTTTAAACAGAGTGCTGCTTAATCTGATAAGCAATGCTTTTAAATTCACGCCCGAAGGCGGGACTATAACAGTTACGCTTAAACAGAACGGAGTATCCGGTGGAAAGGGTAAATATGAGATCCGCGTTAAGGATACCGGAATGGGAATGAGTCCTGAATTTACGGCAACGGTTTTTGAAGCATACACAAGAGAAGATTCGGCTAACAAAATTCAGGGAACAGGACTTGGTATGGCCATAACCAAGAGTATTATTGAACTCATGGATGGTAATATCAGAGTGGAAAGTCAAAAGGGAGTCGGAACGGAATTCGTTATTGATGTTGTTTTCGAGATAATGAATTATGAGGATTATAATAAAAAGCATCATCATATCGAAGATTCGAAGGAAGATTTCAGTAAATACAGGATTCTGCTTGTTGAGGACCAGGTTATAAACAGAGAAATTGCGACAAGACTTCTGAAGAAGTTCGGATTCATGTACGATACCGCTGAGAACGGGCAGATTGCCGTGGAGAAGGTTGCTTCTTCCAAGCCCGGAACTTACCAGCTGATCCTTATGGATATCCAGATGCCCGTAATGGATGGATATACAGCCTCCAGGAATATAAGGGCACTGGATGACCCGCACCTAAACAGTATCCCGATAGTTGCCATGTCAGCCAATGCTTTTGCCGATGATGTAAAGAACGCACAGGAAAGCGGAATGAACGGGCATATAGCAAAACCCATTGAAGTAAACAAAATGCTGGATACGATAAGAGAAATGC harbors:
- a CDS encoding ATP-binding response regulator codes for the protein MFKENTSSENPHLQKYLSPIGAWALAFGCSVGWGSFVMPGTTFLPLAGPFGTAIGMLVGGLVMLLIGVNFHYMMNMYPDDGGTYAFSKHVFGFDQGFLGAWFLLLVYMAIVWANATAIPIICRNLFPGVLEIGPSYTIAGFNVYVYEAFLSSTIIALCGLICLSGGKLSSLIQSILAFVLIGGIVITAILIMTKSNISADTFKPAFIPDKSKGFQVFQIVALAPWAYVGFESISHSTEEFTFSTKKTLPVFFFAILAGAVAYSLLALIAASTVPEGVSDWTEYIGNLGKYSGFGGLPTFNAATSILGKTGFVLLGLAVAAGILTGLIGNLIAGSRLMYSMARDNIFPKWVGALNGKNVPYKAIVCITAVSMVIPFFGRTAISWIVDVNTIGATVAYSYTSIAAFKSAKETKNVLVQATGVIGFVLSIIFTLYFLIPNLWSVEALTPQSYLIIILWSIAGFIAFYFILKGDTEKRFGHSTTSILALLFLVFFINMLWFREASHDVAEKALNDLNDYHMEQISARKIGLNDIEKIAVDDYITDKVSYVNNALLTYSVIQMVIILFALYVMFSVYNTMHKREREMERQKIMAEENSKAKSTFLSNMSHDLRTPMNAIIGYTELSKDIKDMPKEAVANLEKIEYSGKHLLSLINDILDMGRIESGKMELEIEDTDITAAIEEINVIFTPQMKSKGINYIVNTDDISNKYVRCDANRLNRVLLNLISNAFKFTPEGGTITVTLKQNGVSGGKGKYEIRVKDTGMGMSPEFTATVFEAYTREDSANKIQGTGLGMAITKSIIELMDGNIRVESQKGVGTEFVIDVVFEIMNYEDYNKKHHHIEDSKEDFSKYRILLVEDQVINREIATRLLKKFGFMYDTAENGQIAVEKVASSKPGTYQLILMDIQMPVMDGYTASRNIRALDDPHLNSIPIVAMSANAFADDVKNAQESGMNGHIAKPIEVNKMLDTIREML